ATGAGCCTGGTCGATCGAATGATTGCCGCTGGCCTGCGCGCGCTGCCGGCTGAGGATGCTGCCGCACACTGCGACGTTCCCTGCGGCATCTACGATCCGCACACCGCACAGCTCGCCGCCCACACCATCATCCGCATGGTCGATCTGATCGAAGGCCTCGGGGAACTGAACAGCACCGAGAAGCTGCACACCTTCAGCCGCCACGTCGCGGTCAAGGAGGAGCACGCGAAGATCGCCGAGCACGAGATCATTGTGCTCTGGTCGGACTACTTCAGGCCCGAGCATCTGGAGAAGGCCCCGAACCTGCACGACATCGTGTGGAAGACGGCCAAGCTGACCTCGACGGTCAAGCAGCAGATCAACAAGCAGGCGGCGCTCGACCTGCTGGCCGGCACGCAGCAGATCGCCGAGATCTTCTGG
The Chloroflexota bacterium genome window above contains:
- the sodN gene encoding superoxide dismutase, Ni — encoded protein: MSLVDRMIAAGLRALPAEDAAAHCDVPCGIYDPHTAQLAAHTIIRMVDLIEGLGELNSTEKLHTFSRHVAVKEEHAKIAEHEIIVLWSDYFRPEHLEKAPNLHDIVWKTAKLTSTVKQQINKQAALDLLAGTQQIAEIFWASKGVATKRVPSGQPSGGEIVQPVLG